One segment of Heteronotia binoei isolate CCM8104 ecotype False Entrance Well chromosome 18, APGP_CSIRO_Hbin_v1, whole genome shotgun sequence DNA contains the following:
- the EMC6 gene encoding ER membrane protein complex subunit 6 yields the protein MAVVVAKREGPQFISEVAVRGNAAILDYCRTSVSALSGATAGILGLTGLHGFIFYFLASVLLSVLLVLKAGRRWSKYFKSRRPLFTGGLIGGLFTYVLFWTFLYGMVHVY from the coding sequence ATGGCTGTGGTTGTGGCCAAGCGGGAAGGCCCCCAGTTCATCAGCGAAGTGGCCGTCCGAGGGAACGCGGCTATCCTGGATTACTGCAGGACGTCGGTGTCTGCCCTCTCGGGAGCGACGGCTGGCATTCTCGGCCTGACCGGCCTGCACGGATTCATCTTCTACTTCCTGGCCTCCGTCCTGCTCTCGGTGCTTTTGGTCCTAAAAGCCGGGAGGCGGTGGAGCAAGTACTTTAAATCGCGGCGGCCCCTTTTCACTGGGGGGCTGATCGGGGGCCTCTTCACGTACGTCCTCTTTTGGACTTTCTTGTACGGCATGGTCCACGTTTACTAG